A genomic stretch from Rhineura floridana isolate rRhiFlo1 chromosome 18, rRhiFlo1.hap2, whole genome shotgun sequence includes:
- the SPPL2B gene encoding signal peptide peptidase-like 2B — translation MAAAATLGRRVLLGSWLLLAAQVSCEFGMVRIFSEKGSAKGKDYCILFNSQWAHLPHDLGKASLLQLQDRTVSVLCAPSDVPDGGFSNTIPMVMRGNCTFYEKVRLAQINGARGLLIVSRERLVPPAGNRSQYEEIDIPVALLSYADMLDIGKSFGHSVKVAMYAPNEPVLDYNMVIIFVMAVGTVAVGGYWAGSRDVKKRYMKHKRDDGAEKHEDETVDVTPIMICVFVVMCCSMLVLLYYFYDHLVYAIIGIFCLAASIGLYSCLSPFVRRFPLGKCRVPDNNLPYFHKRPQVRMLLLAVFCVAISLVWGVFRNEDQWAWVLQDALGIAFCLYMLKTIRLPTFKGCTLLLLVLFVYDVFFVFITPYLTKMGESIMVEVAAGPTDSATHEKLPMVLKVPRLNFSPLALCDRPFSLLGFGDILVPGLLVAYCHRFDIQVQSSRVYFVACTIAYGIGLLVTFVALALMQKGQPALLYLVPCTLLTSFVVALWRKELNMFWTGSGFAKDLPHPPLVISPVGCPAAPKEAASPQSQAEAIDQPATPTFPADEPTRSCLLNGEEPCVPFLEKAEEAEEAAAQTEPRETAPQSPHIEEPGPQKDIDGPGSKSLSVEQSQSN, via the exons ATGGCGGCGGCGGCTACTTTGGGGCGGCGAGTCCTGCTTGGGTCGTGGCTGCTGCTGGCCGCCCAG GTATCCTGTGAATTTGGCATGGTGCGCATCTTCTCCGAGAAGGGAAGCGCCAAAGGAAAAGACTATTGCATCCTCTTCAACTCCCAATGGGCCCACCTGCCCCACGACCTGGGCAAAGCT TCGCTCCTGCAGCTGCAGGACCGGACGGTGTCTGTCCTGTGTGCTCCATCTGATGTGCCCGACGGTGGCTTCAGCAACACAATCCCCATGGTGATGCGGGGGAACTGCACCTTCTACGAGAAAGTCCGGCTGGCTCAGATCAACGGTGCTCGGGGGTTGCTGATTGTCAGTCGAGAGAGACTG GTTCCTCCTGCTGGCAACCGGAGCCAGTATGAAGAGATCGACATCCCCGTGGCCCTGCTCAGCTATGCGGACATGCTGGACATTGGCAAG AGCTTTGGCCATTCCGTCAAGGTGGCAATGTATGCACCCAACGAGCCCGTCTTAGACTACAACATGGTGATCATCTTTGTGATGGCCGTGGGCACGGTTGCCGTCGGCGGATACTGGGCCGGAAGCAGAGATGTGAAGAA GCGATACATGAAGCACAAGAGGGACGACGGGGCGGAGAAGCACGAGGACGAAACAGTGGACGTCACCCCCATCATGATCTGCGTGTTCGTGGTCATGTGCTGCTCGATGCTCGTCCTTCTCTATTACTTCTACGATCACCTAG TATATGCCATCATAGGAATATTCTGCCTTGCGGCTTCCATCGGACTGTACAGCTGTCTCTCTCCGTTTGTGCGAAGGTTTCCTCTGGGGAAATGCAG GGTCCCGGATAACAACTTGCCATATTTCCACAAGCGCCCTCAAGTCCGGATGCTGCTGCTGGCCGTCTTCTGTGTCGCCATCAGCTTGGTCTGGGGTGTCTTCCGAAATGAGGACCA GTGGGCCTGGGTCCTCCAAGATGCCCTGGGAATCGCCTTCTGCCTGTACATGCTCAAGACCATCCGCCTGCCCACCTTCAAG GGCTGCACTCTGCTTCTGCTGGTCCTCTTTGTCTACGACGTCTTCTTCGTTTTCATTACGCCGTATTTAACCAAG ATGGGGGAGAGCATCATGGTGGAAGTAGCCGCTGGCCCGACAGACTCCGCCACTCACGAAAAG CTCCCGATGGTGCTGAAGGTCCCAAGGCTCAACTTCTCCCCACTGGCGCTCTGCGACCGGCCTTTCTCCCTCCTGGGATTCGGGGACATCTTGGTTCCAG GTCTGCTGGTCGCCTATTGCCACAGGTTTGACATTCAAGTCCAGTCCTCCCGAGTGTATTTTGTGGCTTGCACTATAG cCTACGGCATCGGCCTCCTGGTGACCTTTGTGGCGCTGGCACTGATGCAGAAGGGCCAGCCGGCGCTCCTCTACCTCGTGCCCTGCACGCTCCTCACCAGCTTCGTCGTGGCCCTTTGGCGCAAGGAGCTGAACATGTTCTGGACGGGCAGCGGCTTTGCG AAGGACCTACCTCACCCCCCTTTGGTGATCTCCCCTGTCGGCTGCCCTGCAGCCCCAAAAGAGGCCGCTTCTCCACAGTCTCAGGCAGAAGCCATCGACCAGCCGGCCACTCCTACTTTCCCGGCTGATGAGCCCACTCGCAGCTGCCTGCTGAATGGTGAGGAGCCGTGTGTCCCCTTCCTGGAGAAGgcggaggaggcggaggaggcgGCAGCACAGACTGAGCCCCGTGAGACGGCCCCCCAGTCTCCACATATAGAAGAGCCTGGCCCTCAGAAGGACATCGATGGCCCTGGGAGTAAGAGCCTCTCGGTGGAGCAGAGCCAGTCTAACTAG